A stretch of Henckelia pumila isolate YLH828 chromosome 4, ASM3356847v2, whole genome shotgun sequence DNA encodes these proteins:
- the LOC140860128 gene encoding transcription factor MYB102-like — MGRSPCCDKNGLKKGPWTPEEDQKLIDYINTNGCGNWRTLPNNAGLHRCGKSCRLRWTNYLRPDIKRGRFSFEEEETIIQLHSILGNKWSAIAARLPGRTDNEIKNYWNTHIRKRLLRMGIDPVTHSPRLDLLDLSTILQRSSFYDNSTPPMNFSRLLGLQPLINPQLIRLATSLLSSQRQNHEFLIPTPSAINYSSQMRTPINQDLQNDTDPCLDSTPSAALFEHDQAYQFTQHGDVEEFSHILSGFRPTQEILQEFNEWQLHNNGMSTDLTEDYVPLMNYGCNGSNQHVMDPINSSSDQTPTFHSNNSSCNDFGFQSVLSNISTPSSSPVPLHSGSNYIYSTTTSSNDQDDRRESCNDILQFEISDIFSDFM, encoded by the exons atgGGAAGAAGTCCTTGCTGTGACAAAAATGGACTCAAGAAAGGGCCGTGGACTCCGGAAGAAGATCAGAAGCTCATTGATTATATCAACACAAATGGTTGCGGAAACTGGAGAACTCTCCCGAATAATGCTG gaTTGCATAGGTGTGGAAAGAGTTGCCGGCTGCGGTGGACGAACTATCTCCGGCCGGATATCAAAAGGGGACGATTTTCTTTCGAAGAAGAAGAGACGATTATTCAACTTCACAGCATCCTCGGAAACAA GTGGTCCGCAATTGCTGCTCGGCTCCCGGGGCGAACCGATAATGAGATCAAGAATTACTGGAACACGCATATTCGAAAAAGGCTTCTTCGAATGGGAATCGACCCCGTGACCCACAGTCCTCGACTTGATCTTCTGGACCTTTCCACGATCCTGCAGCGTTCATCTTTCTACGACAATTCGACGCCACCGATGAATTTTTCGAGGTTACTTGGGTTGCAACCTTTGATTAATCCTCAGTTAATAAGATTGGCCACTTCCCTTCTATCCTCCCAGCGCCAAAACCATGAGTTTCTGATACCAACACCTTCAGCAATCAATTATTCTTCCCAAATGCGAACCCCGATCAATCAAGATTTGCAAAACGACACTGATCCTTGTTTGGATTCTACACCTTCTGCCGCTTTGTTCGAGCATGATCAAGCTTACCAGTTCACTCAACACGGAGACGTGGAAGAATTCTCACATATTCTTTCCGGGTTCAGGCCAACCCAAGAAATCCTGCAGGAGTTCAATGAATGGCAGCTACATAACAATGGAATGTCCACTGATTTGACAGAAGATTATGTACCATTAATGAACTATGGCTGTAACGGGTCAAACCAACATGTCATGGATCCTATAAATTCATCTTCGGATCAGACTCCTACTTTTCACTCCAACAATAGCAGCTGCAATGATTTTGGTTTCCAGTCCGTTCTGTCGAACATATCGACACCTTCATCGAGTCCGGTCCCGTTGCATTCTGGTTCGAACTATATCTACAGTACTACTACAAGCAGCAATGATCAAGATGACCGGAGAGAAAGCTGCAACGACATTTTGCAGTTCGAAATTTCAGACATTTTTAGTGATTTCATgtag